Proteins from a single region of Phycisphaeraceae bacterium D3-23:
- the infC gene encoding translation initiation factor IF-3 produces MAWLWLVVSRPIASLLSLLEYPTIARGRFRPQPKDTGKRLRINDQIRISPVRLIDDSTGEVGVVDLDTAKARADEAGLDLVEVSPGSPGEDGKPPVCKIMDYGKWKYAQQKKEQKAKAHAKKSELKGMRLRPNIDKHDLDLKVGKAREFLEEGHKVQFVMLFRGRQMAHKGLALGQMRNIIEGLDDVSKVEQAPKMMGRRATMVLAPDKGKKESTDNKRQREANAKPTPKPAPKPAPTQTEPAQS; encoded by the coding sequence TTGGCGTGGTTATGGCTCGTGGTGAGCCGGCCGATTGCGTCCCTTCTTTCTTTACTGGAGTACCCCACCATCGCTCGAGGACGATTCCGCCCGCAGCCGAAAGACACCGGCAAGCGCCTACGTATCAACGACCAGATCCGCATCTCACCGGTCCGCCTGATCGACGACTCGACCGGCGAGGTCGGCGTCGTCGATCTTGACACCGCCAAAGCCCGTGCCGACGAGGCCGGGCTCGACCTTGTCGAAGTCTCGCCCGGCTCGCCCGGCGAAGACGGCAAGCCGCCCGTCTGCAAGATCATGGACTACGGCAAGTGGAAGTACGCGCAGCAGAAGAAAGAACAGAAGGCCAAAGCCCACGCCAAGAAGTCCGAGCTCAAGGGCATGCGGCTGCGCCCCAACATCGACAAGCACGACCTCGACCTCAAGGTCGGTAAGGCCCGCGAGTTCCTCGAAGAAGGCCACAAGGTCCAGTTCGTCATGCTCTTCCGCGGCCGACAGATGGCGCACAAGGGGCTCGCCCTGGGCCAGATGCGCAACATCATCGAAGGCCTCGACGACGTCTCCAAGGTCGAGCAGGCCCCCAAGATGATGGGCCGACGCGCGACGATGGTCCTCGCCCCCGACAAGGGCAAGAAGGAATCCACCGACAACAAGCGCCAACGCGAGGCCAACGCCAAGCCAACCCCCAAACCCGCGCCCAAGCCCGCGCCGACGCAGACCGAACCCGCACAGTCATAG
- the gatB gene encoding Asp-tRNA(Asn)/Glu-tRNA(Gln) amidotransferase subunit GatB — protein sequence MTTQNPPTDPGAFYGLKTTLMVGMEIHVELDTRSKMWTAAPNVAHPDYFESEPNTLLSPVVVGMPGTLPVMNRAAVEMSVLVGLALNCAIAKRCKWDRKSYWYPDLPKNYQISQYDQPICGAGHLEIPAGEDTKRIRITRAHLEEDAGKLLHDLPGGGHSDGSLVDLNRAGTPLLEIVTEPDFGSADEAVIFGQMLRDICRHLGVTQGIMQKGHMRFEPNINVIIEKDGQTYKTPIVEIKNLNSFKAVHGAIQHEHTRQIEKWLEDGVVMASRSKSTRGWDDVNLKTTKQREKEDEDEYRYFPDPDLCAVEIDDAMLDAIRERLVELPSDRLKRYVEELGLKEIDAKGLIDEPATTAYFEAALAQGADAKPAAKLLRNNLGKLANERGVLPDALNISAAQFAGVVKLLEAGTVGSNVVDKLLTACMDSDGSPEQLAEQGGMVQVQDDSQLEQWVDEVLANPKLAKAVEDLRGGKRQAIGAIMGQVMRLSGGSANPGQVTKLILAKVET from the coding sequence ATGACCACGCAAAACCCACCGACCGACCCCGGCGCCTTCTACGGGCTCAAGACCACGCTCATGGTCGGCATGGAGATCCATGTCGAGCTCGATACCCGCAGCAAGATGTGGACCGCCGCGCCCAACGTCGCCCACCCCGACTACTTCGAGAGCGAACCCAACACCCTGCTCAGCCCCGTCGTCGTCGGCATGCCCGGCACGCTGCCGGTGATGAACCGCGCGGCGGTGGAGATGTCCGTCCTCGTCGGGCTGGCGCTCAACTGCGCCATCGCCAAACGCTGCAAGTGGGACCGCAAGAGCTATTGGTACCCCGACCTGCCCAAGAACTACCAGATCAGCCAGTACGACCAGCCGATCTGCGGCGCGGGGCATCTTGAGATTCCGGCTGGTGAAGACACCAAACGCATACGCATCACACGCGCGCACCTGGAAGAGGACGCGGGCAAGCTGCTGCACGACCTGCCCGGCGGCGGGCACAGCGACGGGTCGCTCGTCGACCTCAACCGCGCGGGGACGCCGCTCCTGGAGATCGTCACCGAGCCCGACTTCGGCAGCGCGGACGAAGCCGTCATCTTTGGCCAGATGCTGCGCGACATCTGCCGACACCTCGGCGTCACGCAGGGCATCATGCAGAAGGGCCACATGCGCTTCGAGCCCAACATCAACGTCATCATCGAGAAGGACGGCCAAACCTACAAGACGCCCATCGTCGAGATCAAGAACCTCAACTCGTTCAAGGCGGTACACGGCGCGATCCAACACGAACACACCCGGCAGATCGAGAAGTGGCTCGAAGACGGCGTCGTCATGGCGTCGCGCTCGAAGTCCACACGCGGGTGGGACGACGTGAATCTCAAGACAACGAAGCAGCGCGAGAAGGAAGACGAGGACGAGTACCGCTACTTCCCCGACCCGGACCTGTGCGCGGTGGAGATCGACGACGCGATGCTCGATGCGATCCGCGAGCGGCTGGTGGAGCTGCCGAGCGATCGGCTCAAGCGCTATGTTGAAGAACTCGGGCTCAAAGAAATCGACGCGAAGGGGCTCATCGACGAGCCCGCGACGACGGCGTACTTTGAAGCGGCGCTGGCACAGGGCGCCGACGCGAAGCCGGCGGCGAAGCTGCTTCGCAACAACCTGGGCAAGCTCGCCAACGAGCGCGGCGTACTGCCCGATGCACTCAACATCTCGGCCGCGCAGTTCGCGGGGGTCGTGAAGCTGCTGGAGGCGGGGACGGTGGGCAGCAACGTCGTCGACAAGCTGCTGACCGCGTGCATGGACAGCGACGGATCGCCCGAGCAGTTGGCCGAGCAAGGCGGGATGGTGCAGGTGCAGGACGACAGCCAGCTTGAGCAGTGGGTCGACGAGGTGCTCGCCAACCCGAAGCTCGCCAAGGCGGTCGAGGACCTGCGCGGCGGCAAGCGGCAGGCCATCGGCGCGATCATGGGCCAGGTCATGCGCCTCAGCGGCGGCTCGGCTAACCCCGGGCAGGTGACGAAGCTGATTCTGGCGAAGGTGGAGACGTAG
- a CDS encoding RDD family protein, with protein sequence MLLACGLAAVRASAQDLLVAGDESHLWLVVASASEDGDQLEIYHRAAEDAAGQLNALDPIPGRLRSGSIAAGGGRLVLVMDDGRVLTRRPYQEPMDWGWSYRQGELPALPEGCGLLSLVANRQGVWALVRVDAPEVLAALDAPPTHAASREPDDMLNAALGLPPGIDLSGSNGAAEGDGTERDDDAEASQDTTEEAQAQADGDASSDTGPGDAAPGDDDDDAAGDRGGEAPRGDAGPEVEQAIEPAPTVPACRLIRVGTQGWRTVALPESFGVPHRAELVVRGTNDQRPAVVAEPMQGRGELVVSLPVGDADWAQSVYYMPGRGGWSSVSLSGQVFVGVERQRDMQQVVVDVYLLRGRRRANAAVMWVNTLDTARWRLLGLGSDVVMLARPDAPHTQGNTNGSADPPELLLGEYRLPAALLGAPPPAAGSAPQGVHTDYYPARRSRWENNADWIIQIIALTLAMVTLMLFWKRTPQDREVKLPDNIHLVPWSRRLLSTMIDLVPGLWIAGMVYGLGWDEIVLQHWPGTPIPKPPDAMWPGWLVIAVTVFHTTVFEFITARSIGKWLTGTYVSNFRGVPAPPGASVVRAVSRVFELVAWLLLLLPLISPHRQRLGDILAKTIVVYRDPPPMEEDGEDDAQ encoded by the coding sequence TTGTTGCTGGCCTGTGGGCTGGCGGCGGTGCGTGCGTCGGCGCAGGACCTGCTGGTCGCGGGGGACGAGTCACACCTGTGGCTGGTGGTGGCGTCGGCGAGTGAGGACGGAGACCAGCTCGAGATCTACCACCGCGCGGCCGAGGACGCCGCCGGTCAGCTCAACGCCCTGGACCCGATCCCGGGACGGCTGCGCTCGGGCAGCATCGCGGCGGGGGGCGGCCGGCTTGTGCTGGTGATGGATGACGGCCGGGTGCTGACGCGGCGGCCGTACCAGGAGCCGATGGATTGGGGCTGGTCGTACCGCCAGGGCGAGCTGCCGGCGCTGCCCGAGGGCTGTGGGCTGCTCTCGCTGGTGGCGAACCGCCAGGGCGTCTGGGCGCTGGTGCGTGTCGATGCGCCCGAGGTGCTCGCGGCGCTCGATGCGCCGCCGACGCATGCGGCATCGCGCGAGCCCGACGACATGCTGAACGCCGCCCTCGGCCTGCCGCCGGGCATCGACCTGTCGGGCTCGAATGGTGCGGCGGAAGGCGACGGCACCGAGCGTGATGACGACGCCGAAGCATCGCAAGACACAACCGAAGAAGCGCAGGCCCAGGCGGATGGCGACGCATCGAGCGACACCGGGCCCGGCGATGCAGCACCGGGTGATGACGATGATGACGCAGCGGGCGACCGCGGCGGCGAAGCGCCGCGCGGCGACGCCGGGCCCGAGGTGGAGCAAGCGATCGAGCCCGCCCCCACGGTCCCGGCCTGCCGGCTGATCCGCGTGGGGACGCAGGGCTGGCGCACCGTGGCGCTGCCCGAGTCGTTTGGTGTGCCGCACCGCGCGGAGTTGGTGGTGCGTGGGACGAATGACCAACGCCCTGCCGTGGTCGCCGAGCCGATGCAAGGGCGTGGCGAGCTGGTGGTGTCGCTGCCCGTGGGCGATGCGGACTGGGCGCAGAGCGTGTACTACATGCCCGGCCGGGGCGGGTGGTCGTCGGTTTCGCTGTCGGGGCAGGTCTTCGTCGGGGTCGAGCGGCAGCGCGACATGCAGCAGGTCGTGGTGGACGTCTATCTCTTGCGTGGTCGACGCCGGGCCAACGCGGCGGTGATGTGGGTCAATACACTCGATACCGCCCGCTGGCGTCTGCTCGGGCTGGGCTCGGACGTCGTCATGCTCGCCCGCCCCGATGCGCCCCATACGCAAGGCAACACCAACGGATCCGCCGACCCGCCCGAGCTGCTGCTGGGCGAGTACCGCCTGCCCGCGGCGCTGCTCGGTGCCCCGCCCCCGGCTGCGGGCAGTGCCCCCCAAGGCGTTCACACCGACTACTACCCCGCGCGTCGTTCGCGCTGGGAGAACAACGCGGACTGGATCATCCAGATCATCGCGCTGACGTTGGCGATGGTGACGCTGATGCTCTTCTGGAAACGCACGCCGCAAGACCGCGAGGTCAAGCTGCCGGACAACATCCACCTCGTGCCCTGGAGCCGACGCCTGCTGAGCACGATGATCGACCTGGTCCCCGGGCTCTGGATCGCGGGTATGGTCTACGGCCTGGGGTGGGACGAGATCGTCTTGCAGCACTGGCCCGGGACGCCGATCCCCAAGCCGCCCGACGCGATGTGGCCCGGCTGGCTGGTCATCGCCGTCACCGTGTTCCACACCACCGTGTTCGAGTTCATCACCGCGCGGTCGATCGGCAAGTGGCTGACCGGGACGTACGTCTCAAACTTCCGCGGCGTCCCCGCGCCGCCCGGCGCGTCGGTCGTCCGCGCGGTGTCGCGTGTGTTTGAGCTCGTCGCCTGGCTTCTGCTGCTGCTGCCGCTCATCAGCCCGCACCGCCAACGCCTGGGCGACATCCTCGCCAAGACGATCGTGGTCTACCGCGACCCGCCGCCCATGGAAGAGGATGGCGAAGACGACGCGCAGTGA
- a CDS encoding DUF2199 domain-containing protein — protein sequence MNWCCKSCGETHRDPPLCFACAPPWLGMVPEDEFDQRVILTDDVCIVDNQHFFLRGHIALPILEFGDPLCFSAWVSLSQASMERVTARWDDADRASDSPYFGWLCSEVPCYPSTMHLKTSVQSELPGRVSRITLEPTDHPFSRDQADGITIDRWHAIAHQLLHATP from the coding sequence ATGAATTGGTGTTGTAAATCTTGCGGCGAAACGCATCGCGACCCGCCGCTATGTTTCGCGTGCGCCCCGCCTTGGCTCGGAATGGTCCCCGAAGACGAGTTTGATCAGCGCGTCATACTGACAGACGATGTGTGTATCGTTGACAACCAACACTTCTTCCTACGAGGCCACATCGCGTTGCCGATCCTTGAATTCGGCGATCCGCTGTGCTTCTCCGCCTGGGTCTCACTCAGCCAGGCGAGTATGGAACGCGTCACAGCTCGTTGGGACGACGCCGACCGTGCATCGGACAGCCCCTACTTCGGCTGGCTCTGTAGCGAGGTGCCCTGCTACCCGAGCACAATGCACCTGAAAACCTCGGTCCAATCGGAGCTGCCGGGACGGGTTTCCAGAATCACGCTGGAGCCGACCGACCACCCGTTTAGCCGTGACCAAGCGGACGGGATCACAATAGATCGCTGGCATGCGATCGCGCATCAGTTGCTTCACGCGACGCCGTGA
- the ilvA gene encoding threonine ammonia-lyase — MPSKQDTTPALPVSTDDILAAAHRIKGGVVHTTCRHSAGLSKLAGYDLFLKREYRQRTGSFKERGARNALLRLTPEQKQHGVIAASAGNHALALAYHGQQLGIPVTVVMPTFAPMIKVANCRGFDATIVLHGDHIGDAKDHAMTLVDERSLTYINGYDHPDIIAGAGTIGLEMLEQVPDLDAVVVPVGGAGLIAGVAMAINSIRPEVEVIGVEPQRAASYGPALAAGTPVKGDMQPTLADGLAVPVVGSNAYVIAKQHVDRMVTINESDIALAILRLVEMEKAVVEGAGAAGVAAVLGHKLDDLQGKKVGTILCGGNIDTTMLGRIIQRGLAADGRLCRFSAHISDRPGGLAAFTKLLAEQGVSVIDIAHDRVFGGDEIASVSVECKVETRDQDHIDALRNRLDDEGFTTTFHKLPV, encoded by the coding sequence ATGCCATCCAAGCAAGACACCACCCCCGCCCTCCCCGTCTCCACCGACGATATCCTCGCCGCGGCGCACCGGATCAAGGGCGGGGTCGTGCACACGACCTGCCGGCACTCGGCCGGGCTGTCGAAACTTGCGGGGTATGACCTCTTTCTCAAGCGTGAGTACCGCCAACGCACCGGCTCGTTCAAGGAACGCGGCGCACGCAACGCGCTCCTGCGCCTCACGCCCGAGCAGAAACAGCACGGCGTCATCGCCGCATCCGCAGGCAACCACGCGCTCGCGCTCGCCTACCACGGCCAGCAGCTCGGCATCCCCGTCACCGTCGTCATGCCCACCTTCGCGCCCATGATCAAGGTCGCCAACTGCCGAGGATTCGACGCAACGATCGTCCTCCACGGCGACCACATCGGCGACGCCAAAGACCACGCGATGACGCTTGTCGATGAGCGCAGCCTCACCTACATCAACGGCTACGACCACCCCGACATCATCGCCGGGGCCGGCACCATCGGGCTTGAGATGCTCGAACAGGTGCCCGACCTCGACGCGGTCGTCGTGCCCGTCGGCGGCGCGGGGCTGATCGCCGGCGTCGCGATGGCCATCAACTCCATCAGGCCCGAGGTCGAGGTCATCGGCGTCGAGCCCCAACGCGCCGCGAGCTACGGCCCCGCGCTCGCGGCCGGGACGCCGGTCAAGGGCGACATGCAGCCGACGCTCGCGGACGGCCTGGCCGTACCCGTAGTCGGCAGCAACGCCTACGTGATCGCCAAGCAGCACGTCGACCGCATGGTCACGATCAACGAGTCCGACATCGCGTTGGCGATCCTCCGGCTGGTCGAGATGGAAAAGGCCGTGGTCGAGGGCGCAGGCGCGGCCGGCGTCGCCGCGGTCCTCGGGCACAAGCTCGACGACCTCCAGGGCAAGAAGGTCGGCACGATCCTCTGCGGCGGCAACATCGACACGACCATGCTCGGCCGAATCATCCAGCGCGGCCTCGCGGCGGATGGCCGACTCTGCCGATTCAGCGCCCACATCTCCGACCGCCCCGGCGGGCTCGCCGCGTTTACGAAGCTGCTGGCCGAGCAAGGCGTCAGCGTCATCGACATCGCCCACGACCGTGTCTTCGGCGGCGACGAGATCGCCTCCGTCAGCGTCGAGTGCAAGGTCGAGACCCGCGACCAGGACCACATCGACGCGCTTAGAAACCGCCTCGACGACGAGGGGTTCACAACGACGTTTCATAAGCTGCCGGTCTAA
- the dinB gene encoding DNA polymerase IV, with the protein MPPATSQAEPWPRAILHVDMDQFFAAIAVLDDPSLKGKPVLVGGTGPRGVLSTASYEARKFGCRSAMPTAVALRLCPHAIIVKVPGARIRELSGKLFDILERVSPKVQPLSCDEAFIDATGSQRLLGPPEQIARSIKDQVRDEIKLTASVGVAPNKFLAKLASDLEKPDGLTVVPRNTEAQPDAIARFLAPLPVGRMWGVGPASEAKLARHQVHTFGDLQACSRERLKRIAGGEEYANHFYRLSRGLDERPVHGPREAKSVGHEQTFREDLQDPEHVRAIMLGQAEDVARRLRRKHQRAKGVTIKVRFGDFQTITRSQSLDHPTDLTSELYQAAVALFDKWAKHTYRPVRLIGVSASPLTDAHEDQPSLFPDPRNEKQRKIEQALDTIKDRFGNRAAHRGQPPANTKHRTYDPRNGYG; encoded by the coding sequence ATGCCCCCAGCGACGAGCCAAGCCGAGCCCTGGCCCCGCGCGATCCTGCATGTCGATATGGACCAGTTCTTCGCGGCGATCGCCGTGCTCGACGACCCATCGCTCAAGGGCAAGCCCGTCCTCGTCGGCGGGACCGGGCCGCGCGGCGTGCTCTCCACCGCCTCCTACGAGGCCCGCAAGTTCGGCTGCCGATCCGCGATGCCCACCGCCGTCGCCTTACGCCTGTGCCCCCACGCCATCATTGTCAAGGTTCCCGGGGCACGCATCCGCGAACTCTCGGGCAAGCTCTTCGACATCCTCGAACGCGTCTCGCCCAAGGTCCAGCCGCTCTCGTGCGACGAGGCCTTCATCGACGCCACCGGCAGCCAACGGCTCCTCGGCCCGCCGGAACAGATCGCGCGCAGCATCAAAGACCAGGTGCGCGACGAGATCAAACTCACCGCCTCCGTCGGCGTCGCGCCCAACAAGTTCCTCGCCAAGCTCGCCTCCGACCTCGAAAAACCCGACGGGCTCACCGTCGTCCCGCGCAACACCGAAGCGCAGCCCGACGCCATCGCGCGCTTCCTCGCGCCGCTCCCCGTCGGCCGAATGTGGGGCGTCGGCCCCGCCAGCGAAGCCAAACTCGCCAGGCACCAGGTCCACACCTTCGGCGACCTCCAGGCCTGCTCACGCGAACGCCTCAAACGCATCGCCGGCGGCGAAGAGTACGCCAACCACTTCTACCGCCTCTCCCGCGGCCTCGACGAACGCCCCGTCCACGGCCCGCGCGAAGCCAAGTCCGTCGGCCACGAACAGACCTTCCGCGAAGACCTCCAGGACCCCGAGCACGTCCGCGCGATCATGCTCGGCCAGGCCGAGGACGTCGCCCGCCGACTCCGACGCAAACACCAACGCGCCAAAGGCGTCACCATCAAGGTCCGCTTCGGCGACTTCCAGACCATCACCCGCTCACAATCCCTCGACCACCCCACCGACCTCACAAGCGAGCTCTACCAAGCGGCCGTCGCACTGTTCGATAAGTGGGCCAAGCACACCTACCGCCCCGTCCGCCTCATCGGCGTGAGCGCGTCACCGCTCACCGATGCGCACGAAGACCAGCCCTCCCTCTTCCCCGACCCCCGCAACGAAAAACAGCGCAAGATCGAGCAAGCCCTCGACACTATCAAAGACCGCTTCGGCAACCGAGCCGCCCACCGCGGCCAACCCCCCGCCAACACCAAGCACCGCACCTACGACCCCCGCAACGGGTACGGGTAG
- a CDS encoding phosphatidate cytidylyltransferase yields the protein MLKYRLTLGPILIALLLGVLWLDQFMHDAHDWRPGIVILAVVMLPAIRVASIELARMFEAKGNWVSANTMFLAGAAGCIGLIATGHGSDYDDPHTRLMLVATAGCAAVALALFLHAREKRPTGALAAAAAAALAFVYLGLMPGFFLALRAEHSAWVLAAAILVVKACDTGAYATGMTIGRHKLIYWLSPGKTWEGLAGGVLLAMLVSFLFLRPLADLTPGYALLVGAALGVVGQLGDLAISLLKRDVQIKDAGQTLPGFGGVLDMIDSPLLAAPVAYWLLV from the coding sequence ATGCTCAAGTACCGCCTCACCCTGGGCCCAATCCTCATCGCGCTCCTCCTCGGCGTGCTCTGGCTCGACCAGTTCATGCACGATGCACACGACTGGCGCCCCGGCATCGTCATCCTCGCCGTTGTTATGCTCCCCGCGATCCGCGTCGCCTCCATCGAGCTCGCGCGGATGTTCGAGGCCAAGGGCAACTGGGTCAGCGCCAACACCATGTTCCTCGCCGGCGCCGCGGGCTGCATCGGGCTCATCGCCACTGGCCACGGCAGCGACTACGACGACCCGCACACCCGGCTCATGCTCGTCGCCACCGCGGGATGTGCGGCCGTCGCGCTGGCACTTTTCCTCCACGCCCGGGAGAAACGCCCCACCGGCGCGCTCGCCGCCGCCGCCGCCGCCGCCCTCGCGTTTGTCTACCTCGGGCTGATGCCCGGATTTTTCCTCGCGCTCCGGGCCGAGCACTCCGCCTGGGTCCTCGCCGCCGCCATCCTCGTCGTCAAGGCCTGCGACACCGGCGCCTACGCCACAGGCATGACGATCGGCAGGCACAAACTCATCTACTGGCTCAGCCCAGGCAAGACGTGGGAAGGCCTCGCGGGCGGCGTGCTGCTCGCCATGCTGGTCAGCTTCCTGTTCCTCAGACCCCTGGCCGACCTCACCCCCGGCTACGCCCTGCTCGTCGGCGCGGCCCTCGGCGTCGTCGGCCAGCTCGGCGACCTCGCCATCTCACTGCTCAAACGCGACGTCCAGATCAAAGACGCCGGCCAGACCCTCCCCGGCTTCGGCGGCGTCCTGGACATGATCGACTCCCCCCTCCTCGCCGCCCCCGTCGCCTACTGGCTGCTGGTGTGA